A region of Drosophila suzukii chromosome 2L, CBGP_Dsuzu_IsoJpt1.0, whole genome shotgun sequence DNA encodes the following proteins:
- the LOC108009526 gene encoding uncharacterized protein, protein MTAKKATFDLMNLGYPVHSDPYEIDHDSSSSSQKAPSETVMSFKELKEKLHKEAKNIMPDFFPRDPSSTSEDSDDCDFPETVKERARRISFVRRRKLHYNEFTTVELARRLIHEEFNMSSESLHSEEKDYMEEIVQEECAPCDGDSDESYPYIQYDRLTTQSQVSDESVPKEDPEPGFQPTHHCYDKLINEIVEQPVADVPKEVVPIAEPKAPTPPAPSPPPAPVEVEVVEEIDPEVGSQARASQEKRTRVIDRGEHIDLSANNTVPKSTRSKAVKRSPERKSRNL, encoded by the coding sequence ATGACGGCTAAGAAAGCAACGTTTGACCTGATGAATCTGGGATATCCCGTTCACTCGGATCCGTACGAAATAGATCATGATTCGTCATCGTCGTCGCAAAAAGCGCCCAGCGAGACTGTGATGTCCTTTAAGGAGCTAAAGGAAAAACTGCACAAGGAGGCGAAGAACATTATGCCAGACTTTTTCCCGAGGGATCCATCCTCCACTTCGGAAGACAGCGATGATTGCGATTTTCCGGAAACTGTAAAAGAACGGGCACGTCGCATTTCCTTTGTCCGGCGCCGGAAGTTGCACTACAATGAGTTCACAACCGTCGAGTTGGCCCGGCGACTGATCCACGAGGAGTTCAACATGTCATCGGAGAGTCTTCATAGCGAGGAAAAAGACTACATGGAGGAAATCGTCCAAGAGGAGTGTGCTCCCTGCGATGGCGACTCTGACGAATCGTATCCCTATATCCAGTACGATCGCCTTACCACCCAGTCTCAAGTTTCCGACGAGAGTGTGCCCAAAGAGGACCCCGAGCCGGGATTCCAACCCACACATCATTGCTACGATAAGCTAATAAATGAAATCGTCGAACAGCCAGTAGCGGATGTCCCCAAGGAAGTGGTTCCCATAGCAGAGCCCAAGGCACCTACACCTCCAGCACCGTCCCCACCGCCAGCACCGGTGGAAGTGGAAGTCGTTGAAGAAATTGATCCGGAGGTGGGGTCTCAGGCTAGAGCTTCACAGGAGAAACGTACTCGGGTCATAGACCGCGGCGAACATATAGACCTTAGCGCCAATAACACCGTTCCAAAGAGCACTCGTTCAAAGGCAGTGAAGAGATCTCCTGAGCGTAAATCTCGCAATTTATAA